One stretch of Lysobacter sp. KIS68-7 DNA includes these proteins:
- the tkt gene encoding transketolase: MTTPSRRDLANAIRFLAIDAVEAAKSGHPGMPMGMADIAEVLWNDYLRHNPNNPNWFNRDRFVLSNGHGSMLQYALLHLSGYDLSIDDLKNFRQLESKTPGHPENFMTPGVETTTGPLGQGFANAVGMALAEKLLAQRFNRPEFEVVDHHTWVFMGDGCLMEGISHEAASLAGTWGLNKLIALWDDNHISIDGNVQGWFTDDTPKRFEAYGWNVIRNVDGHDADEIKRAIDTALSSTDRPTLICCRTTIGFGSPNKAGKESSHGAPLGKDEVANTREALGWSFAPFEIPQAIRDGWRAGNAGLVREDQWNRLFDGYAARHPELADELVRRARNELPENWAAEADAYIRKLQADGPVVASRKASQMALEAYGPLLPELIGGSADLAHSNLTLWKGSKSVTSDDANANYVYYGVREFAMTAISNGMGLHECFIPYDATFLVFSDYARNAVRMSALMGAHAIHVYTHDSIGLGEDGPTHQPIEHVATLRYIPGNDVWRPCDAVESAVAWRAAIEQHDGPSCLVFTRQNLAHQARTDEQVQAIRRGGYILRDSKGAPQTILIATGSEVELAMKAADQLGDGVRVVSMPSTDVFDRQDAAYRESVLPNACRRRVAIEAGVTDFWRKYVGLDGAVIGIDRFGASAPAEALFPHFGFTVENVVKAAKALA; the protein is encoded by the coding sequence ATGACGACGCCCAGCCGCCGCGACCTCGCCAACGCCATCCGTTTCCTCGCCATCGATGCAGTGGAGGCCGCGAAGTCCGGCCATCCGGGCATGCCCATGGGCATGGCGGACATCGCCGAGGTGCTCTGGAACGATTACCTGCGGCACAACCCGAACAACCCGAACTGGTTCAACCGCGATCGCTTCGTGCTGTCCAACGGCCACGGTTCGATGCTGCAGTACGCGCTGCTGCACCTGTCGGGTTACGACCTGTCGATCGACGACCTGAAGAATTTCCGCCAGCTCGAGTCGAAGACGCCGGGCCACCCGGAAAACTTCATGACCCCGGGCGTGGAAACCACGACCGGTCCGCTCGGCCAGGGCTTCGCGAACGCAGTGGGCATGGCGCTGGCGGAAAAGCTGCTCGCGCAACGCTTCAACCGCCCCGAATTCGAAGTCGTCGACCACCACACCTGGGTGTTCATGGGCGATGGCTGCCTGATGGAAGGCATCTCGCATGAAGCTGCGTCGCTTGCCGGCACCTGGGGCCTCAACAAGCTGATCGCGCTGTGGGACGACAACCACATCTCGATCGACGGCAATGTGCAGGGCTGGTTCACCGACGACACGCCGAAGCGCTTCGAAGCCTACGGCTGGAACGTGATCCGCAACGTCGACGGCCACGACGCCGACGAGATCAAGCGCGCGATCGACACCGCGCTGTCCTCCACCGACCGCCCCACGTTGATCTGCTGCCGCACGACGATCGGTTTCGGTTCGCCGAACAAGGCGGGCAAGGAGTCCTCGCACGGTGCGCCGCTGGGCAAGGATGAAGTGGCCAACACGCGCGAAGCGCTCGGCTGGTCGTTCGCCCCGTTCGAAATCCCGCAGGCCATCCGCGACGGTTGGCGCGCAGGCAACGCGGGCCTGGTGCGCGAAGACCAGTGGAACCGTTTGTTCGACGGCTATGCCGCGCGCCATCCCGAACTCGCCGACGAACTCGTGCGCCGCGCGCGCAACGAGCTGCCGGAGAACTGGGCGGCCGAGGCCGACGCCTACATCCGCAAGCTGCAGGCCGACGGCCCGGTCGTCGCCTCGCGCAAGGCGTCGCAGATGGCGCTGGAAGCTTACGGCCCGCTGCTGCCGGAACTGATCGGCGGCTCGGCGGACCTGGCGCATTCCAACCTGACCTTGTGGAAGGGCAGCAAGTCCGTCACCAGCGACGACGCGAATGCCAACTACGTGTACTACGGCGTGCGCGAGTTCGCGATGACCGCGATCAGCAACGGCATGGGCCTGCACGAATGCTTCATCCCGTACGACGCCACCTTCCTGGTCTTCAGCGACTACGCACGCAACGCCGTGCGCATGAGCGCGCTGATGGGCGCGCATGCGATCCACGTCTACACGCACGACTCCATCGGCCTCGGTGAAGACGGCCCGACGCACCAGCCCATCGAACACGTCGCCACGCTGCGCTACATCCCGGGCAACGATGTGTGGCGCCCGTGCGATGCCGTTGAATCCGCGGTGGCCTGGCGCGCTGCGATCGAACAGCACGATGGTCCGTCCTGCCTGGTGTTCACGCGCCAGAACCTGGCGCACCAGGCGCGCACCGATGAGCAGGTGCAGGCCATCCGTCGCGGCGGCTACATCCTGCGCGACAGCAAGGGTGCGCCGCAGACGATCCTCATCGCCACGGGTTCGGAAGTGGAACTCGCGATGAAGGCCGCCGACCAGCTCGGCGATGGCGTGCGCGTGGTGTCGATGCCTTCGACCGACGTGTTCGACCGCCAGGACGCGGCTTACCGCGAATCGGTGCTGCCGAATGCCTGTCGCCGCCGCGTGGCGATCGAAGCGGGCGTCACCGATTTCTGGCGCAAGTACGTGGGCCTGGATGGCGCGGTGATCGGCATCGATCGTTTCGGCGCGAGCGCGCCGGCCGAAGCGCTGTTCCCGCATTTCGGCTTCACGGTCGAGAACGTGGTGAAGGCCGCCAAGGCCCTCGCGTAA
- a CDS encoding ATP-binding cassette domain-containing protein, with protein sequence MFSIDIDVARGAFRSSVRIESTQRAIALVGASGAGKTSVLHAIAGLVRPTRGRISIDGRTLFDANTGVDEPAHHRHIGYVFQDARLFPHLDVRANLLYGAPRREATPRFAMEAIVELLGIGGLLHRRTDGLSGGEAQRIAIARALLSQPALLLLDEPLSMLDRARKDELLPWLQRVRDEVALPMVWVSHSPEDTARLADAVFELA encoded by the coding sequence CTGTTCTCGATCGACATCGACGTGGCGCGCGGCGCGTTCCGCAGCAGCGTGCGCATCGAAAGCACGCAGCGCGCGATCGCGCTCGTGGGCGCATCGGGCGCAGGCAAGACCTCGGTGCTGCATGCCATCGCGGGGCTGGTGCGGCCGACGCGCGGACGCATTTCGATCGATGGCCGCACGCTCTTCGATGCCAACACCGGCGTGGACGAACCGGCGCACCATCGCCACATCGGCTACGTGTTCCAGGACGCGCGCCTGTTCCCGCACCTGGATGTGCGCGCCAACCTGCTCTACGGCGCGCCGCGTCGCGAGGCGACACCGCGTTTCGCGATGGAGGCGATCGTCGAACTGCTCGGCATCGGTGGCCTGCTCCACCGTCGCACCGATGGGCTGTCCGGCGGCGAAGCGCAACGCATCGCCATCGCCCGCGCCCTGCTCTCGCAACCGGCCTTGCTGTTGCTCGATGAACCCTTGTCGATGCTCGATCGCGCACGCAAGGACGAACTGCTGCCTTGGCTGCAGCGCGTGCGCGACGAAGTCGCGCTGCCGATGGTGTGGGTCAGCCACTCGCCCGAAGACACGGCACGCCTTGCGGATGCCGTGTTCGAGCTCGCCTGA
- the modB gene encoding molybdate ABC transporter permease subunit, whose product MAGLGTAEYQAIALSLKVALTAVACSLPFGIAFGWLLARKRFPGKLLLDTLLVLPLVMPPVVTGFVLLMAFGTRGPIGMFLRDNFGIVFAFRWTGAALASGIMGFPLMVRAIRVAIEAVDVRLEQAASTLGAPPWRVFLTVSLPLAWPGIVAGAMLAFAKALGEFGATITFVSAIPGETQTLSALMYGMMQVPGGESGLWRLAIVAVAISFAAVFCSEWLVQRQRRGEVS is encoded by the coding sequence ATGGCCGGGCTGGGCACCGCCGAATACCAGGCCATCGCGCTCAGCCTGAAGGTCGCGCTCACCGCGGTGGCGTGCAGCCTGCCCTTCGGCATCGCTTTCGGTTGGTTGCTCGCGCGCAAGCGCTTTCCCGGCAAGTTGCTGCTCGACACGCTGCTCGTGCTGCCGCTGGTGATGCCGCCGGTCGTCACGGGCTTCGTGCTGTTGATGGCCTTCGGCACGCGGGGCCCGATCGGCATGTTCCTGCGCGACAACTTCGGCATCGTGTTCGCGTTCCGCTGGACGGGCGCGGCGCTCGCGAGCGGCATCATGGGATTTCCCTTGATGGTGCGTGCGATCCGCGTGGCGATCGAAGCGGTCGACGTGCGCCTGGAACAGGCGGCTTCCACGCTCGGTGCACCGCCGTGGCGCGTGTTCCTCACCGTCTCCCTGCCGCTCGCGTGGCCCGGCATCGTCGCCGGCGCGATGCTCGCCTTCGCGAAGGCGCTCGGTGAGTTCGGCGCAACGATCACCTTCGTGTCCGCCATCCCGGGCGAAACGCAGACGCTGTCGGCGCTGATGTACGGAATGATGCAGGTGCCCGGGGGCGAGTCTGGCTTGTGGCGCTTGGCGATCGTTGCCGTCGCGATTTCCTTCGCCGCGGTGTTCTGCTCGGAGTGGCTGGTGCAACGGCAGCGACGCGGAGAGGTGTCGTGA
- the modA gene encoding molybdate ABC transporter substrate-binding protein, translated as MTWRSTVLATLLAAFACIAGATPPDKPAPLTVFAAASLKESMDEAAKAYEHEGGAPVRVSYAASSALARQIDQGAPADVFISADLDWMDELQKQKLIDPATRRNLLGNTLVLVAPSTSSVKDVALKPGLDLVPLLGTDGRLAVALTNSVPAGKYAKQSLTKLGAWDGVKARTAEAENVRAALLLVSRGEAPLGIVYGSDAMAEPKVRVVGTFPADSHAPIVYPVARIAASTHPQAKAFVHWLQTPAARAIFARHGFRLL; from the coding sequence ATGACCTGGCGTTCGACCGTTCTCGCAACTCTGCTCGCCGCCTTCGCCTGCATCGCCGGTGCAACGCCCCCGGACAAGCCTGCGCCGCTCACGGTCTTCGCCGCGGCGAGCCTGAAGGAATCGATGGACGAAGCGGCCAAGGCCTACGAACACGAAGGCGGCGCACCGGTGCGCGTGTCGTACGCAGCGAGTTCCGCCCTCGCGCGGCAGATCGATCAGGGCGCGCCTGCCGATGTCTTCATTTCGGCCGACCTGGATTGGATGGACGAACTCCAGAAGCAGAAGCTCATCGATCCCGCGACGCGCCGCAACCTGCTGGGCAACACGCTGGTGCTCGTTGCACCGAGCACTTCGTCGGTGAAAGACGTCGCGCTGAAACCCGGCCTCGACCTCGTGCCGCTGCTGGGCACGGACGGCCGCCTCGCCGTCGCACTCACCAACAGCGTGCCGGCCGGCAAGTACGCGAAACAATCGCTCACGAAGCTCGGCGCATGGGACGGCGTGAAGGCGCGCACCGCGGAAGCGGAAAACGTGCGCGCGGCGCTGCTGCTGGTTTCGCGCGGCGAAGCGCCGCTCGGCATCGTGTACGGCAGCGATGCGATGGCCGAACCGAAAGTCCGCGTGGTCGGCACGTTCCCCGCCGATTCGCACGCACCGATCGTGTATCCCGTCGCCCGCATCGCCGCGAGCACGCATCCGCAGGCGAAGGCCTTCGTGCACTGGCTGCAGACGCCGGCGGCGCGCGCGATCTTCGCGCGGCATGGTTTCCGGCTGCTCTGA
- a CDS encoding MBL fold metallo-hydrolase, translating to MAAEVASFHDPATGTWSHVIVDPATRAAAILDPVLDFDAKSARTSHDSAGKLLEYVRANGLRVQWLLETHAHADHLSAAQWLRECFPGAQVAIGNGIRQTQRSFAPVFGFGDDVPSDGSQFDHLFDADERFSIGDMEGLVIAAPGHTADCVAYLVGDALFCGDTLFMPDSGTARTDFPNADAATLYRTIQRFYTLPDTTRVFVCHDYSPNGREAACETTIGAQKRENTHLRGDTTEGDYVAMRKARDATLPMPALILQSLQVNLRGGALPAPAADGTRYLRIPLDRI from the coding sequence ATGGCAGCCGAGGTCGCGTCCTTCCACGATCCCGCCACGGGCACATGGAGCCATGTGATCGTCGACCCGGCGACGCGCGCCGCGGCGATCCTCGACCCGGTGCTGGATTTCGACGCGAAGTCCGCGCGCACCTCGCACGACTCGGCAGGCAAGCTGCTCGAGTACGTCCGCGCAAACGGCCTGCGCGTGCAATGGCTGCTGGAAACGCACGCGCACGCGGATCATCTTTCCGCAGCGCAATGGCTGCGCGAATGTTTTCCAGGTGCGCAGGTCGCCATCGGCAACGGCATCCGCCAGACGCAGCGCAGCTTCGCGCCGGTGTTCGGATTCGGCGACGACGTGCCTTCGGATGGCTCGCAGTTCGACCATCTGTTCGACGCAGACGAACGCTTCTCCATCGGCGACATGGAAGGGCTCGTCATCGCGGCACCCGGGCATACGGCCGATTGCGTCGCGTATCTCGTGGGCGATGCGTTGTTCTGCGGCGATACCTTGTTCATGCCCGACTCGGGCACCGCGCGCACCGATTTCCCGAACGCGGACGCGGCCACGCTGTACCGCACGATCCAGCGTTTCTACACGCTGCCCGACACCACCCGCGTGTTCGTGTGCCACGACTACAGCCCGAACGGCCGCGAGGCCGCCTGCGAAACCACGATCGGCGCGCAGAAGCGCGAGAACACGCACCTGCGCGGCGACACCACCGAAGGCGATTACGTCGCGATGCGGAAGGCGCGCGACGCCACCCTGCCGATGCCCGCGCTGATCCTCCAATCGCTGCAGGTCAACCTGCGCGGCGGCGCGCTGCCGGCGCCGGCGGCGGACGGTACGCGATACTTGCGCATTCCCCTGGACAGGATCTGA
- a CDS encoding S1/P1 nuclease: MPAFRPTLAYLAGALAALFAASPAHAWSGLGHRMVGELAARHVQPATRAEIDKLLAGEPDPTLGGVATWADDLRNTDPDRFKATSRWHYVNTTDGTCHFVMARDCPDGQCVVGAIEAQRKLLADRSQPLAVRRDALKFLVHFVGDVHQPMHASNHPDKGGNDYQISLRTKLEPEAYARSKYIDGVMGTNLHSIWDYYILGEVGVDKPGHPGLGMKGYADRLDALPWPPEAGALSAPLAWASESCRLVDARSLYPQGHVMDRSYLDAMRPLAEQRVRQAAWRLAKLLDDTLGTPTP, encoded by the coding sequence ATGCCCGCATTCCGCCCCACCCTCGCCTACCTCGCAGGCGCCCTCGCCGCCCTCTTCGCCGCCTCGCCCGCCCATGCCTGGAGCGGCCTGGGGCACCGGATGGTGGGGGAACTGGCGGCGCGGCACGTGCAGCCGGCCACCCGCGCGGAGATCGACAAGCTGCTGGCCGGTGAGCCGGACCCGACCCTCGGCGGCGTGGCCACCTGGGCCGACGACCTGCGCAACACCGACCCGGATCGCTTCAAGGCCACCTCGCGCTGGCATTACGTGAATACGACCGACGGGACCTGCCACTTCGTCATGGCACGCGACTGCCCGGACGGCCAGTGCGTGGTGGGCGCGATCGAAGCGCAGCGCAAGTTGCTGGCCGACCGTTCGCAGCCGCTGGCGGTGCGCCGCGACGCGCTCAAGTTCCTCGTCCATTTCGTCGGCGACGTGCACCAGCCGATGCATGCGAGCAACCACCCGGACAAGGGCGGCAACGATTACCAGATCAGCCTGCGCACCAAGCTGGAACCGGAAGCCTACGCACGCTCGAAGTACATCGACGGCGTGATGGGCACCAACCTGCATTCCATCTGGGACTACTACATCCTCGGCGAGGTCGGCGTGGACAAGCCCGGGCATCCGGGCCTCGGGATGAAGGGCTACGCCGATCGCCTCGATGCGCTGCCGTGGCCGCCGGAAGCCGGTGCCCTGAGCGCACCGCTCGCGTGGGCCTCGGAGTCCTGCCGCCTCGTCGATGCACGTTCGCTTTATCCGCAGGGCCACGTGATGGATCGCAGCTATCTCGACGCCATGCGCCCGCTCGCCGAACAACGCGTGCGACAGGCCGCGTGGCGACTGGCGAAACTGCTGGACGACACGCTCGGCACACCCACCCCCTGA